Proteins from a genomic interval of Piscinibacter sp. HJYY11:
- a CDS encoding TonB-dependent siderophore receptor has product MNSKNHPGDSPRMAAIALGVMAALSSLAAHAQQEQAPVAAPAASAAASAPAAAGVPSGIVNSPALPTITVKARSESPTGPVNGYKARRATTATKTDTPLKDTPLSVTVLTRDLIVDQGATNIQDALNYAAGVRPDAYGLDSRTDSIRVRGGYPDEYLDGLRKNFDWYTSNARTEPFTLERIELLRGPAAMLYGQGTVGGVINMVSKRPQAEAQGEIGVQLGTWNRKQVQADVTGPLTASGEWLYRLIAVGRDADTQVDHVRDDRALIAPSLTWKPSAATALTLQLLSQRDRTGSTSQFFPWAGTVAPNPNGQIPTHRFIGDPDWDRYDTDRDFIGYLFEHKFSEALMLRQNLRYTKTDVDYRSLYGDSFSTPGGWDADPVGQRLLGRYAYGNINRTKLFTVDQNLFAKFATGPVQHELLAGLDAAHYKKSSSSAFEDSSTVPLIDVYNPVYPAYTPPAFGPAAKSTQTQVGLYLQDQLRFARDWLVTFGLRHDRARNVTEGGGVGGVDDAQNHKATTKRVGLLYSAPLGVSPYVSYSESFTPQANRGSTTFKPLTGKQWEVGVKAEPTDKLKLNVAAFDVREVNQIQEPTPGTFNQLGEIKATGFEVDLTAAFSRSFDLIASYTYTDLDVKLEQMPRNQANVRGKWKLTTLGVDGLSLGAGVRYLSDYRDGAAPTVPSLALLDAMIAWESTHWRAALNVSNLTDKVYVASCGNRGDCWYGARRNVVGTVSYRW; this is encoded by the coding sequence ATGAACTCCAAGAACCACCCGGGGGATTCACCCCGGATGGCCGCCATCGCCCTGGGCGTGATGGCGGCTTTGTCGTCGTTGGCCGCCCACGCGCAACAGGAGCAGGCGCCCGTCGCTGCACCCGCCGCAAGCGCAGCCGCCAGCGCACCAGCGGCCGCAGGCGTCCCGAGCGGCATCGTGAACTCCCCGGCGCTGCCGACCATCACCGTCAAGGCACGGTCCGAGAGTCCCACCGGCCCGGTCAATGGCTACAAGGCCCGGCGCGCCACCACCGCCACCAAGACCGACACGCCGCTGAAGGACACGCCGCTGTCCGTCACCGTGCTCACGCGTGACCTGATCGTCGACCAGGGCGCCACCAACATCCAGGACGCGCTCAACTATGCCGCCGGCGTGCGTCCAGACGCCTACGGCCTGGACTCGCGCACCGACTCCATCCGCGTGCGCGGCGGCTACCCCGACGAGTACCTCGACGGCCTGCGCAAGAACTTCGACTGGTACACGAGCAACGCGCGCACCGAGCCCTTCACGCTCGAGCGCATCGAGCTGCTGCGTGGCCCGGCCGCCATGCTCTACGGCCAGGGCACCGTCGGCGGCGTGATCAACATGGTCAGCAAGCGCCCGCAGGCCGAAGCGCAAGGCGAGATCGGCGTGCAGCTCGGCACCTGGAACCGCAAGCAGGTGCAAGCCGACGTGACGGGCCCGCTCACCGCCAGCGGCGAGTGGCTCTACCGCCTGATCGCCGTCGGCCGCGACGCCGACACGCAGGTCGACCACGTGCGCGACGACCGCGCACTGATCGCCCCGTCGCTCACCTGGAAGCCGAGCGCCGCCACGGCGCTCACGCTGCAGCTGCTCTCGCAGCGCGACCGCACCGGCTCCACCTCGCAGTTCTTCCCCTGGGCCGGCACCGTGGCGCCGAACCCGAACGGCCAGATCCCCACCCATCGCTTCATCGGCGACCCGGACTGGGACCGCTACGACACTGACCGCGACTTCATCGGCTACTTGTTCGAGCACAAGTTCAGCGAGGCGCTCATGCTGCGGCAGAACCTGCGCTACACCAAGACCGACGTCGACTACCGCTCGCTCTACGGCGACTCGTTCAGCACACCCGGCGGGTGGGATGCCGACCCGGTGGGCCAGCGCCTGCTCGGCCGCTATGCCTACGGCAACATCAACCGCACCAAGCTCTTCACCGTCGACCAGAACCTGTTCGCGAAGTTCGCCACCGGCCCGGTGCAGCACGAGCTGCTCGCCGGCCTGGACGCCGCCCACTACAAGAAGAGCAGTTCCAGCGCATTCGAAGACTCGTCGACCGTGCCGCTGATCGATGTCTACAACCCGGTGTACCCGGCCTACACGCCGCCCGCGTTCGGCCCTGCAGCCAAGTCGACACAGACGCAGGTCGGCCTCTACCTGCAGGACCAGCTGCGTTTCGCGCGCGACTGGCTGGTGACCTTCGGCCTGCGCCACGACCGCGCACGCAACGTGACCGAAGGTGGGGGTGTGGGCGGCGTCGACGATGCGCAGAATCACAAGGCCACCACCAAGCGCGTGGGGCTGCTGTACTCAGCCCCGTTGGGCGTCTCGCCCTACGTCAGCTACAGCGAATCGTTCACGCCGCAGGCCAACCGCGGCTCAACCACCTTCAAGCCGCTCACGGGCAAGCAGTGGGAAGTCGGCGTGAAGGCCGAGCCCACCGACAAGCTGAAGCTGAACGTGGCCGCCTTCGATGTGCGCGAAGTCAACCAGATCCAGGAGCCCACGCCCGGCACTTTCAACCAGCTGGGTGAAATCAAGGCGACTGGTTTCGAGGTGGATCTCACCGCCGCCTTCTCGCGCAGCTTCGACCTCATCGCCAGTTACACCTACACCGACCTCGACGTGAAGCTCGAGCAGATGCCGCGCAACCAGGCCAACGTGCGGGGCAAGTGGAAGCTGACGACGCTCGGCGTCGACGGTCTCTCGCTCGGCGCCGGCGTGCGCTACCTGTCGGACTACCGCGACGGCGCCGCGCCCACCGTGCCCTCGCTCGCCCTGCTCGACGCGATGATCGCGTGGGAAAGCACGCACTGGCGCGCCGCCCTCAATGTGAGCAACCTGACCGACAAGGTCTATGTCGCGAGTTGCGGCAACCGTGGCGACTGCTGGTACGGCGCGCGCCGCAACGTGGTCGGCACGGTGAGCTACCGCTGGTAG
- a CDS encoding UdgX family uracil-DNA binding protein (This protein belongs to the uracil DNA glycosylase superfamily, members of which act in excision repair of DNA. However, it belongs more specifically to UdgX branch, whose founding member was found to bind uracil in DNA (where it does not belong), without cleaving it, appears to promote DNA repair by a pathway involving RecA, rather than base excision.), translating into MSQVRIALEGEIDWDGFRAAARRLITQGVPPEDASWSTGTEADLFDAPPAAVLAGPTEASATVPAAFVDLCERVRLHRDPSRFALMYRLLWRLQHEPALRHDPLDADRLRAQAMAKAVQRDVHKMRAFVRFRPVSDGQAEPLHVAWFEPEHHIVEANAPFFMRRFTHMRWAILTPRRSVRWDGRSLTFGPGAVRDDAPPPDAGEALWLTYYRHIFNPARLKLDQMRKEMPRRYWRNLPEAELISELSAHALPRTGSMVDAPPTVPRRRIAIHSALLAMEELVSRSSASKPLPNDPQKALAALRVATDRCRECPIGEHATQSVFGEGPVTARLMVVGEQPGDKEDLQGRPFVGPAGHLFDKAIDDLGWDRTQIYVTNAVKHFKYELRGQRRIHKTPTQREAAACLHWLESEIEQVKPQALIALGATATRSLIGHAVPVLKARGTWLTGQHQLPVLVTVHPSALLRGDPAQREDEYRQWLDDLAQAARYMGGATR; encoded by the coding sequence ATGTCGCAGGTCCGCATCGCGCTGGAAGGCGAGATCGATTGGGACGGCTTTCGCGCCGCCGCCCGACGACTCATCACGCAAGGCGTGCCGCCCGAAGACGCCAGCTGGTCGACCGGTACCGAGGCCGATCTCTTCGACGCCCCGCCGGCAGCGGTACTGGCTGGGCCCACCGAGGCCAGCGCCACCGTGCCCGCCGCCTTCGTCGACCTCTGCGAGCGCGTGCGCCTGCACCGCGATCCGTCGCGCTTCGCGCTGATGTACCGCCTGCTGTGGCGCCTGCAGCACGAGCCCGCGCTGCGCCACGACCCGCTCGACGCCGATCGCCTGCGCGCGCAGGCCATGGCCAAGGCCGTGCAGCGCGACGTGCACAAGATGCGCGCCTTCGTGCGCTTCCGCCCGGTGAGCGATGGGCAGGCCGAGCCGTTGCATGTGGCGTGGTTCGAGCCCGAGCACCACATCGTCGAAGCCAATGCGCCGTTCTTCATGCGCCGCTTCACGCACATGCGCTGGGCCATCCTCACGCCGCGGCGCAGTGTGCGCTGGGATGGCCGCTCGCTCACCTTCGGCCCCGGCGCCGTGCGCGACGACGCGCCGCCGCCCGATGCGGGCGAGGCGCTGTGGCTCACCTACTACCGCCACATCTTCAACCCCGCGCGGCTCAAGCTCGACCAGATGCGCAAGGAGATGCCGCGCCGCTACTGGCGCAACCTGCCCGAGGCCGAGCTGATCTCGGAGCTTTCGGCACATGCCTTGCCACGCACGGGGAGCATGGTAGATGCGCCGCCCACCGTGCCGCGGCGGCGCATCGCCATCCACTCGGCCCTTCTGGCGATGGAGGAACTCGTGAGCCGCAGCTCTGCATCGAAACCCCTGCCGAACGACCCGCAGAAGGCGCTCGCTGCCTTGCGTGTGGCGACCGACCGTTGCCGCGAGTGCCCGATCGGCGAGCACGCCACGCAGTCGGTGTTTGGCGAAGGGCCGGTCACCGCGCGGCTGATGGTGGTGGGCGAGCAGCCCGGCGACAAGGAAGACCTGCAGGGCCGCCCCTTCGTCGGCCCCGCCGGGCACCTGTTCGACAAGGCGATCGACGACCTCGGCTGGGACCGCACGCAGATCTACGTCACCAACGCGGTGAAGCATTTCAAGTACGAGTTGCGCGGCCAGCGGCGCATCCACAAGACGCCCACGCAGCGCGAGGCCGCGGCCTGCCTGCACTGGCTGGAAAGCGAGATCGAGCAGGTGAAGCCGCAGGCGCTGATCGCGCTGGGCGCCACCGCCACCCGCTCGCTGATCGGCCATGCCGTGCCGGTGCTGAAGGCCCGCGGCACCTGGCTCACGGGGCAGCATCAGCTGCCGGTGCTGGTGACGGTGCACCCCTCGGCGCTGCTGCGGGGCGACCCGGCGCAGCGTGAGGACGAGTACCGGCAGTGGCTGGACGACCTGGCGCAGGCCGCCCGGTACATGGGCGGCGCCACGCGTTGA
- a CDS encoding putative DNA modification/repair radical SAM protein — protein sequence MNTQDKLAILADAAKYDASCASSGTERRDSLGGRGLGSTEGMGICHSYAPDGRCISLLKVLLTNFCQYDCLYCVNRVTSNVPRARFSIDEVVQLTLDFYRRNCIEGLFLSSGIIQSPDYTMEQVVEVARVLREEHDFRGYIHLKTIPDAAPELLQRAGRYADRLSINIELPTEAGLASLAPEKDAPAIKRSMARLRVHIDDAKEAKQAAEAVVSMPQAKPRRARPERFAPAGQSTQMIVGADAADDRAILATSAQLYGAYRLRRVYYSAFSPIPDAASSLPLKAPPLVREHRLYQADWLMRFYGFGHEEIVASNDGLLRLDVDPKLAWALAHRERFPVDLNQAPRELLLRVPGLGAKAVERVLAARRVRRLRSDDLKRLRVPLAKVLPFLVLPDHKPLALDDAQVAAKLTPAPVQAALFA from the coding sequence GTGAACACCCAAGACAAGCTCGCCATCCTGGCCGACGCCGCGAAGTACGACGCCTCGTGCGCGTCGAGCGGCACCGAGCGCCGCGATTCGCTTGGCGGGCGCGGCCTCGGCTCGACCGAAGGCATGGGCATCTGCCACAGCTACGCGCCCGATGGGCGCTGCATCTCGCTGCTCAAGGTCCTGCTCACCAACTTCTGCCAGTACGACTGCCTGTACTGCGTCAACCGTGTCACGAGCAACGTGCCACGCGCACGCTTCAGCATCGACGAGGTGGTGCAGCTCACGCTCGACTTCTACCGTCGCAACTGCATCGAAGGCCTCTTCCTCAGCTCGGGGATCATCCAGAGCCCCGACTACACGATGGAGCAGGTGGTTGAGGTGGCGCGTGTGCTGCGCGAGGAGCACGACTTCCGCGGCTACATCCACCTGAAGACCATCCCCGATGCGGCACCCGAGCTGCTGCAGCGCGCCGGCCGTTATGCCGACCGGCTGAGCATCAACATCGAGCTGCCCACCGAAGCCGGCCTCGCCTCGCTGGCCCCCGAGAAGGACGCGCCGGCCATCAAGCGCTCGATGGCGCGGCTGCGTGTGCACATCGACGACGCGAAAGAAGCGAAGCAGGCGGCCGAGGCCGTGGTGTCGATGCCGCAAGCGAAGCCCAGGCGCGCGCGGCCCGAGCGCTTCGCACCGGCCGGCCAGAGCACGCAGATGATCGTGGGCGCCGACGCGGCCGACGACCGCGCCATCCTCGCGACGAGCGCGCAGCTCTACGGCGCCTACCGCCTGCGGCGCGTGTACTACTCGGCCTTCAGCCCCATCCCCGATGCGGCCTCGTCGCTGCCGCTCAAGGCGCCGCCCCTCGTGCGCGAGCACCGGCTCTACCAGGCCGACTGGCTCATGCGCTTCTATGGCTTCGGGCACGAGGAGATCGTCGCGTCGAACGACGGCCTGCTGCGACTCGATGTCGACCCCAAGCTCGCCTGGGCGCTGGCGCACCGCGAGCGCTTTCCGGTCGACCTGAACCAGGCGCCGCGCGAGCTGCTGCTGCGCGTGCCCGGGCTCGGCGCCAAGGCGGTCGAGCGGGTGCTGGCCGCGCGGCGCGTGCGCCGCCTGCGCAGCGACGACCTCAAGCGCCTGCGCGTGCCCCTGGCCAAGGTGCTGCCGTTCCTCGTGCTGCCCGACCACAAGCCGCTGGCCCTCGACGATGCGCAGGTGGCCGCGAAGCTGACGCCGGCACCGGTGCAGGCTGCGCTGTTTGCCTGA
- a CDS encoding TylF/MycF/NovP-related O-methyltransferase has product MLEGLKRVAGRIVGKSGLPRDLSAEDRLLLSRIRADKLTYLSDKKLVSLLSTVRSIEAAGLPGVFIEAGCALGGSAILIANVKRTERPFEVYDVFGMIPPPTQEDTPDVHLRYQTIVQGQSTGIAGDPYYGYRDDLYDLVQANLYRYGVDPQRDGVTLVKGLVQDTLHPSAAVAFAHVDVDWYEPVKTCLQRIFPQLVVGGSIILDDYHDWGGCRKATDEFLRGVTGTFMLDDRAGSLRITKVDHRH; this is encoded by the coding sequence ATGCTCGAAGGCCTGAAACGTGTTGCCGGTCGCATCGTCGGCAAATCGGGGCTGCCGCGCGACCTGAGCGCGGAAGACCGGCTGCTGCTGTCGCGCATCCGCGCCGACAAGCTCACCTACCTGTCGGACAAGAAGCTGGTCAGCCTGCTCAGCACCGTGCGCAGCATCGAGGCGGCCGGCTTGCCTGGTGTGTTCATCGAGGCGGGCTGCGCCCTCGGCGGCTCGGCAATCCTCATTGCCAACGTGAAGCGCACCGAGCGGCCCTTCGAGGTGTACGACGTCTTCGGCATGATCCCGCCGCCCACCCAGGAGGACACACCCGACGTCCACCTGCGCTACCAGACCATCGTGCAGGGCCAGTCCACCGGCATCGCCGGCGACCCGTACTACGGCTACCGCGACGACCTCTACGACCTGGTGCAGGCCAACCTCTACCGCTACGGTGTGGACCCGCAGCGCGACGGGGTGACGCTGGTCAAGGGCCTGGTGCAGGACACGCTGCACCCGAGCGCAGCGGTGGCCTTCGCGCACGTCGACGTCGATTGGTACGAGCCGGTGAAGACCTGCCTGCAGCGCATCTTTCCGCAACTGGTGGTGGGCGGCAGCATCATCCTCGACGACTACCACGACTGGGGTGGCTGCCGGAAGGCGACCGACGAGTTCCTGCGCGGCGTGACCGGCACCTTCATGCTCGACGACCGTGCGGGCTCGTTGCGCATCACGAAAGTCGATCACCGGCACTAG
- the glpK gene encoding glycerol kinase GlpK: protein MTYLLALDQGTSSSRSIVFDKDGHIVAMAQREFRQIYPQPGWVEHDPKEIWETQLATAKEVLQKAKLLAKDIASIGITNQRETTLVWNRKTGEPVYNAIVWQDRRAEPTCAEFRERGLEPLFREKTGLIIDAYFSGTKLKWILDNVAGAREAAQKGELAFGTVDTWLMWQLTGGKAHVTDVSNASRTLMLDVRSNTWDDELLKVLGVPRSMLPEVKPSSHLFAHTLPDLLGASLPIGGVAGDQQSALFGQACFRPGLAKNTYGTGCFMLMHTGANFQLSTNGLVTTSAAQPTKTPEFALEGSVFIGGAVVQWLRDGLNAIKASGEVQQLAESVPDSGGVMFVPAFTGLGAPYWKADARGAIVGLTRGTTVAHIARAALESIAFQSAALLQAMSRDAVAAGGSPVAELRVDGGACVNNLLMQIQADLLGIPVVRPKVIETTALGAAYLAGLSSGVYKSLDELSAQWQVDRTFRPTLPRERAQERMAQWEHAVRMATAA, encoded by the coding sequence ATGACCTACCTACTCGCCCTCGACCAGGGCACCTCCAGCTCCCGCAGCATCGTCTTCGACAAGGACGGCCACATCGTCGCGATGGCGCAGCGCGAGTTCCGCCAGATCTATCCGCAGCCGGGCTGGGTGGAGCACGATCCCAAGGAGATCTGGGAAACGCAGCTCGCAACCGCCAAGGAAGTCCTGCAGAAAGCCAAGCTGCTGGCCAAGGACATCGCCTCCATCGGCATCACCAACCAGCGCGAGACCACACTCGTCTGGAATCGCAAGACCGGCGAGCCGGTCTACAACGCCATCGTCTGGCAGGACCGCCGCGCCGAGCCCACCTGTGCCGAGTTCCGCGAGCGCGGACTGGAGCCGCTCTTCCGCGAGAAGACCGGGCTCATCATCGACGCCTACTTCTCGGGCACCAAGCTCAAGTGGATCCTCGACAACGTGGCCGGCGCACGCGAGGCGGCACAGAAGGGCGAGCTCGCCTTCGGCACGGTCGACACCTGGCTCATGTGGCAGCTCACCGGCGGCAAGGCGCACGTGACCGACGTCAGCAACGCCTCGCGCACGCTGATGCTCGACGTGCGCAGCAACACCTGGGACGACGAGCTGCTGAAGGTGCTGGGCGTGCCGCGCAGCATGCTGCCCGAGGTCAAGCCCTCCTCGCACCTCTTCGCGCACACGCTGCCCGACCTGCTCGGTGCATCGTTGCCGATCGGCGGTGTGGCCGGCGACCAGCAGAGCGCGCTCTTCGGCCAGGCCTGCTTCCGCCCCGGCCTCGCGAAGAACACCTACGGCACCGGCTGCTTCATGCTGATGCACACCGGCGCCAACTTCCAGCTCTCGACCAATGGCCTCGTGACGACCAGCGCCGCGCAGCCGACCAAGACGCCCGAGTTCGCCCTCGAAGGCAGCGTCTTCATCGGTGGCGCGGTGGTGCAATGGCTGCGTGACGGCCTCAACGCCATCAAGGCGAGCGGCGAGGTGCAGCAGCTCGCCGAAAGCGTGCCCGATTCGGGCGGCGTGATGTTCGTGCCGGCCTTCACCGGCCTGGGCGCGCCGTACTGGAAGGCGGACGCCCGTGGCGCGATCGTCGGCCTCACGCGCGGCACGACCGTCGCCCACATCGCGCGGGCCGCGCTGGAGAGCATCGCGTTCCAGAGCGCGGCGCTCTTGCAGGCGATGAGCCGCGACGCGGTGGCCGCGGGCGGCTCGCCGGTGGCCGAGCTGCGCGTCGATGGTGGGGCGTGCGTCAACAACCTCCTGATGCAGATCCAGGCCGACCTGCTGGGCATCCCCGTCGTGCGGCCGAAGGTGATCGAGACCACGGCGCTGGGCGCGGCCTACCTGGCGGGCCTCTCGAGCGGCGTCTACAAGAGCCTCGACGAGCTTTCCGCGCAGTGGCAGGTCGACCGCACGTTCCGCCCCACGCTGCCGCGCGAGCGGGCGCAGGAGCGCATGGCGCAGTGGGAGCACGCCGTGCGCATGGCCACCGCGGCCTGA
- a CDS encoding DeoR/GlpR family DNA-binding transcription regulator, whose product MTPNPRQALLIQEVRNRGAVTVEALAEQFGVTLQTVRRDVKQLAAAGLLARFHGGVRLPTSTTENIAYRQRQQLNEQSKQRIARAVAAAVPEGCSLIINIGTTTEAIARELLHHKGLRVITNNLNVAAILSDNPACEVIVAGGVVRSRDRGIVGEVTVDFISQFKVDIGLIGISGIEDDGTLRDFDYREVKVARAIIEHSRQVWLAADHSKFNRPAMVKLAGLDEVDMLFTDEAPPEPFPSLLAEAGVQCEVAS is encoded by the coding sequence ATGACCCCCAATCCCCGACAAGCTCTCCTGATCCAGGAGGTGCGCAACCGCGGTGCCGTGACCGTGGAAGCCCTGGCCGAACAGTTCGGCGTGACCCTGCAGACCGTGCGCCGCGACGTGAAACAGCTGGCGGCCGCCGGGCTGCTGGCGCGCTTCCACGGCGGCGTGCGGTTGCCGACGTCGACGACGGAAAACATCGCGTACCGGCAACGCCAGCAGCTCAACGAGCAGTCGAAGCAGCGGATCGCGCGGGCGGTGGCGGCGGCCGTGCCGGAGGGGTGCTCGCTGATCATCAACATCGGCACGACCACCGAGGCGATCGCGCGCGAGCTCCTGCATCACAAGGGGCTGCGGGTGATCACCAACAACCTCAATGTCGCAGCGATCCTGTCGGACAACCCGGCGTGCGAGGTGATCGTGGCGGGCGGGGTGGTGCGCTCGCGCGATCGCGGGATCGTGGGTGAGGTGACGGTCGACTTCATCAGCCAGTTCAAGGTGGACATCGGGCTGATCGGCATCTCCGGCATCGAGGATGACGGGACCTTGCGTGACTTCGACTACCGCGAGGTCAAGGTGGCGCGGGCGATCATCGAGCACTCGCGGCAGGTGTGGCTGGCGGCCGACCACTCCAAGTTCAATCGGCCGGCGATGGTGAAGCTGGCGGGGCTCGACGAGGTGGACATGCTGTTCACGGACGAGGCGCCGCCGGAGCCGTTTCCTTCTTTGCTCGCCGAAGCGGGCGTGCAGTGCGAAGTGGCGAGCTGA
- the glpD gene encoding glycerol-3-phosphate dehydrogenase, whose protein sequence is MNHRHTGAADTAVPAAQPPARRECDVLIVGGGINGAGIARDLAGRGLSVTLCEKDDLAAHTSSSSTKLIHGGLRYLEYYEFSLVRKALAEREVLLKSAPHIMWPLRFVMPHDPSMRPSLMIRAGLFLYDHLARREVLPGSEVIDMRRHKVGAPLKPQFRKGYVYSDGWVDDARLVVLNAIDAAAHGANVLTGWRCTEARRADRGWQLTLTDASGATQHWHARALVNAAGPWAAQFLHEHAHLKDTKSLRLVKGSHIVVKKIFDHDHAYIFQNTDRRIIFAIPYEGEFTLIGTTDVESDSPIGKAQIDASEVTYLCEQASRYFAKPIVPADVVWTYAGVRPLLGDESSDASAVTRDYMLDYDMNGAPMLTVWGGKITTFRKLAEEASDGLCKRLGNRQPAWTANAYLPGGDLSAWIGPPQRPDTDFERFDAQLAKRHPQWHADTRRRMARCYGSRIEMVAGSQGLGEEIATGLHEAELVYLHDHEWARSADDVLWRRTKLGLHLSEAQRQNVARWWAARWPDESMKTGDNVRTTQWS, encoded by the coding sequence TTGAATCACCGCCACACGGGCGCAGCCGACACGGCCGTGCCCGCCGCCCAACCGCCCGCCCGACGCGAGTGCGACGTGCTCATCGTCGGCGGCGGCATCAACGGGGCCGGCATCGCACGCGACCTCGCCGGGCGCGGGCTGTCGGTGACCTTGTGCGAGAAGGACGACCTCGCGGCGCACACCTCGTCGTCGTCGACCAAGCTGATCCACGGCGGGCTGCGCTACCTCGAGTACTACGAGTTCTCGCTGGTGCGCAAGGCGCTTGCCGAGCGCGAGGTGCTGCTCAAGAGCGCGCCGCACATCATGTGGCCCCTGCGCTTCGTGATGCCGCACGACCCGTCGATGCGGCCCTCGCTGATGATCCGCGCCGGCCTCTTCCTCTACGACCACCTCGCCCGCCGCGAGGTGCTGCCCGGCTCCGAGGTGATCGACATGCGCCGGCACAAGGTCGGCGCACCGCTCAAGCCGCAGTTCAGGAAGGGCTACGTCTACTCCGACGGCTGGGTCGACGACGCACGCCTCGTGGTGCTGAACGCGATCGACGCTGCCGCGCACGGCGCGAACGTGCTCACCGGCTGGCGCTGCACCGAGGCGCGCCGCGCCGACCGGGGCTGGCAGCTCACGCTGACCGATGCCTCCGGCGCCACGCAGCACTGGCACGCGCGGGCGCTCGTCAACGCCGCCGGCCCCTGGGCCGCGCAGTTCCTGCACGAACACGCGCACCTGAAGGACACGAAATCGCTGCGCCTGGTGAAGGGCAGCCACATCGTGGTGAAGAAGATCTTCGACCACGACCACGCCTACATCTTCCAGAACACCGACCGCCGCATCATCTTCGCCATCCCCTACGAAGGCGAGTTCACGCTGATCGGCACCACCGATGTGGAAAGCGACAGCCCCATCGGCAAGGCGCAGATCGACGCGAGCGAGGTCACCTACCTCTGCGAGCAGGCGAGCCGCTATTTCGCCAAGCCCATCGTGCCGGCCGACGTGGTGTGGACCTACGCCGGCGTGCGCCCGCTGCTCGGCGACGAGAGCAGCGACGCCTCGGCGGTGACGCGCGACTACATGCTCGACTACGACATGAACGGCGCCCCGATGCTCACGGTGTGGGGCGGCAAGATCACGACATTCAGAAAGCTGGCCGAAGAAGCGTCCGACGGCCTGTGCAAGCGCCTCGGCAACCGCCAGCCTGCGTGGACGGCCAATGCCTACCTGCCCGGCGGCGACCTCAGCGCCTGGATCGGCCCGCCGCAGCGGCCCGACACCGACTTCGAGCGCTTCGACGCCCAGCTCGCCAAGCGCCACCCCCAATGGCACGCCGACACCCGCCGCCGCATGGCGCGCTGCTACGGCTCGCGCATCGAGATGGTCGCCGGCAGCCAGGGCCTCGGTGAAGAGATCGCCACCGGCCTGCACGAGGCCGAGCTCGTCTACCTGCACGACCACGAATGGGCGCGCAGCGCCGACGACGTGCTGTGGCGCCGCACCAAGCTCGGCCTGCACCTGAGCGAAGCACAACGCCAGAACGTCGCCCGCTGGTGGGCCGCGCGCTGGCCCGACGAATCGATGAAGACCGGAGACAACGTGAGGACGACGCAATGGAGTTGA